Proteins encoded by one window of Bacteroidia bacterium:
- a CDS encoding folylpolyglutamate synthase/dihydrofolate synthase family protein encodes MNYTETLNYLFSKLPMFHRIGAAAYKNNLDNSIALDKILHQPHKTFKSIHIAGTNGKGSTSNMLAAVLQKQGYKTGLFTSPHLKDFRERIRVNGKMISKKYVSDFVQQYLKEFDIMQPSFFEWTVALAFDYFRHCNVEVVVIETGLGGRLDSTNIIRPELSVITNIGWDHVNLLGDTLEKIAAEKAGIIKENIPVLIGETTVQTKKVFLKKAEENASPIYFVSNNCKVQLKKKFLEYLVFDAELKSGEVYRNLKLSLAGDYQLKNIATVLSAIEILKDSGFSIEKKNVIKALLNVRQLTGFTGRWQVLGTKPLIIADTGHNVDGIKTVIRQICKISFKKLHLVIGMVNDKDVMPVLKLLPKHAICYFCNAKIPRAMPAKELRSKAIEVGLQGEYYTSVKRALLSAKKAATAQDLIFVGGSTFTVAEVL; translated from the coding sequence ATGAACTATACCGAAACACTGAATTATCTGTTTTCAAAATTGCCAATGTTTCATCGCATTGGTGCAGCAGCTTATAAAAATAATTTAGATAATAGTATTGCATTAGATAAAATACTCCATCAGCCACATAAAACTTTTAAATCTATTCACATAGCCGGAACAAATGGTAAAGGCTCCACTTCAAATATGCTGGCTGCTGTATTGCAAAAGCAAGGTTATAAGACAGGTTTGTTTACCTCACCTCATCTGAAAGATTTCAGAGAACGGATAAGGGTGAATGGAAAAATGATTTCTAAAAAGTATGTAAGCGACTTTGTGCAACAATATTTGAAGGAGTTTGATATTATGCAGCCTTCATTTTTTGAATGGACTGTTGCATTGGCATTCGATTATTTCCGTCATTGTAATGTTGAAGTTGTAGTGATTGAAACCGGTTTGGGTGGACGATTGGATTCAACAAATATTATTCGGCCAGAACTTTCTGTAATAACAAACATCGGTTGGGACCATGTGAATCTTTTAGGTGATACCCTTGAAAAAATTGCAGCTGAAAAAGCAGGAATTATAAAAGAAAATATTCCTGTTCTGATAGGTGAAACAACAGTTCAAACAAAAAAAGTTTTCCTGAAAAAGGCAGAGGAAAATGCTTCACCGATTTATTTTGTAAGCAACAATTGTAAAGTCCAACTTAAGAAGAAGTTTCTCGAATATTTAGTGTTTGATGCAGAATTAAAGAGTGGCGAAGTTTATAGAAACTTAAAATTAAGCCTGGCAGGTGACTATCAATTAAAAAATATAGCAACTGTTTTATCAGCGATAGAAATATTAAAAGATTCAGGTTTTTCAATTGAAAAGAAAAATGTAATAAAAGCACTTCTAAATGTTCGGCAATTGACCGGATTCACAGGTAGATGGCAGGTGTTAGGAACTAAACCACTCATTATAGCTGATACTGGTCACAACGTTGACGGTATTAAAACAGTAATTCGCCAAATTTGTAAGATAAGTTTTAAAAAGCTTCATTTGGTTATTGGTATGGTTAATGATAAGGACGTTATGCCTGTCCTGAAGCTATTGCCAAAGCATGCAATCTGCTATTTTTGCAATGCTAAAATCCCTCGTGCAATGCCTGCTAAAGAATTGAGAAGCAAGGCTATAGAAGTGGGATTGCAAGGCGAATATTATACATCGGTTAAACGGGCATTGCTAAGCGCAAAAAAAGCAGCCACAGCACAAGATTTGATTTTTGTCGGAGGTAGTACATTTACAGTAGCAGAAGTACTCTGA
- a CDS encoding metallophosphoesterase, whose translation MKLRLTILFMAMVCLANADQTIFPLNSVWKYLDNGTNQGTAWRDSAFNDAAWSSGAAKFGYGEGDENTVVSYGPNAANKYITTYFRKSINITNVSTFTSFELGVRRDDGIVIYVNGVEAWRDNIGGVVTYTTLASSDASDDGSSIITATIPTSYFVNGNNVIAVEIHQFVVNSSDLSFDMRLTGLESPPPLNVTIFPLNSVWKYLDNGTDQGSTWRDVSFSDATWASGPGEFGYGDGDETTIVSYGPNPSSKYITTYFRKSVSIADVNAFTSFQIGVKRDDGIVLYVNGSEVWRDNIAGAVTFNTLATADAADDGSSVLTANIPTSYFVNGTNVIAAEVHQFVANSSDLSFDMSLTGMGNTPPTIPSIVIGSYLNVATPTSIIVRYRTDISAMSKVVYGTTAGVFTDSAYSASPITEHIVQLSGLQPNTKYYYAVKSGNNFIQNNPAENFFVTPPVVGTVKPTRIWVLGDMGFGSVEQNQVRDAYYNYTGNTYTDLWLWLGDNAYNSGTDAEYQNNVFNNRYEKMLRQTVVWPAAGNHEMYASNAVTETGPYYELFNFPTNGEAGGVPSGKKAYYSYNYANIHFVVLESTTASFRTIGGAMMNWLQADLAANTQKWTVVYFHHPPYSMGSHNSDTETELIEMRQNFVPILEQYKVDLVLCGHSHNYERSFLIKNHYGSENTFNNSNLVNGGSGAGVTPYIKSASANFQGTVYAVAGTGGILEGTSPGWPHNAMYSYSSSTYGSMVLDVNGDTLYAKFLDNTLPNPTIYDQFTIIKQCDQQVTLAPFSNVCSGQSAFALTGGSPAGGVYSGTGVSNGMFDPAIAGIGTHTITYTYTNGFCSDFTTQTITVTTGGQIATISPSGNITICQNDSVLLSANTGNGLTYQWQLNGSAISGATAQSYSANGAGSYTVAVTSSCGTVVSSPTVVGAAVTVSITPSGSLNLCIGPVTLSANTGAGYTFQWKKNGVDISGATNSSLEILSAGNYSLLATDSTGCASLSNVVTTTGSAHVISALGSTDICAGSKVTLSAQTGAGFSFQWYRNNGVISGATGSSYSASSHGNYYCRITAPGCTGNSNTIVVAVINNPTPTISANGSLNICSGSAVLLSTNNFPGVTYQWERNGSAVNGATAQLYSTSLAGTYRVTQTANGCSKKSPAISIKIVAGPSAAITANGSVNLCNGQTVILNANTVSGATYQWLADGVNIAGETNQSLIVSTSGNYQCRITTTCAALSNVITVTASSMQISISPSNTQTVCQGSSVLFSTSNEPGNNYQWNVDGNAIPGAVSDSYSANVSGVYSVTITNGCGSQTSQSVTVNVVPGAAVISPDATQVICSGGSVNFSANSGFGNNYQWNLNGTPVNGATGQTFSANVAGNYSVTVSNSCGVFTSTSVQVSVGSISATISPDTAQTICSGDSVLLTANPASGTSYQWYLDGNAIAGAVASTIFAKSQGNYTVNIVSSCGSSSSPAVTLAVISLSSSISPSTPQTICPGSFVLLSANTGNGLAYQWRKNGITIAGATQSTFLAEETGIYTVDVTSSCGTLESNQVTVNTAVVNAAVTPSGTSTVCSGTPQTFSVLPTTGATYQWYRNNVAINSAINISLNATSSGQYYVKVHLPGCNIVTSNTVILSVQTNTTPVVSVTPGTTLCNGQQATLSSNIYSGVAIQWQHEKVNIPGATSQTYQASLAGQYRVVHTFNGCIRNSAEKLIKFVSCRSEGYETDIATQVSAEVFPNPFKEVTNIKLSGFDISSTTITVTNILGEMVHRFNPEGENIEWKRNGNSPGIYLMQITDGFNHRITQKIVIE comes from the coding sequence ATGAAACTTAGATTGACAATTTTGTTCATGGCAATGGTATGTTTAGCCAATGCCGATCAAACAATTTTTCCTCTTAATTCTGTTTGGAAATATTTAGACAATGGAACGAATCAGGGTACAGCCTGGCGCGACTCAGCATTTAATGATGCAGCATGGAGCAGTGGTGCCGCAAAATTCGGATATGGCGAAGGCGATGAAAATACTGTAGTGTCTTATGGCCCAAATGCTGCCAACAAATACATTACAACTTACTTCAGGAAATCAATCAATATTACAAATGTTTCAACCTTCACATCATTTGAACTGGGTGTAAGACGTGATGATGGAATAGTGATTTATGTTAATGGCGTTGAAGCTTGGCGTGATAACATAGGCGGAGTGGTGACATATACAACACTGGCCTCCAGTGATGCCTCTGATGATGGAAGTTCTATTATTACAGCTACCATTCCAACATCATACTTCGTAAATGGCAACAACGTTATTGCCGTTGAAATACACCAGTTTGTTGTTAATAGCTCAGACTTAAGTTTTGATATGCGACTTACCGGTCTCGAATCACCACCTCCATTGAATGTAACTATCTTTCCTTTAAACTCAGTATGGAAATATTTAGATAATGGAACCGATCAGGGTTCCACATGGCGTGATGTTTCATTTAGTGATGCTACATGGGCATCAGGCCCGGGAGAGTTTGGATATGGCGATGGTGATGAAACTACAATTGTTTCATACGGACCTAATCCTTCAAGTAAGTATATCACAACCTATTTCAGAAAATCAGTTTCTATTGCTGATGTAAATGCATTCACTTCGTTTCAAATTGGTGTTAAGCGGGATGATGGTATTGTACTCTACGTAAATGGCTCGGAAGTATGGCGAGATAATATTGCAGGAGCAGTAACCTTTAATACTTTAGCAACAGCCGATGCTGCTGATGATGGCAGTTCTGTCTTGACTGCTAATATCCCAACATCATACTTCGTAAATGGCACCAACGTTATTGCAGCAGAGGTACATCAGTTTGTCGCAAATAGTTCTGATTTGAGCTTTGATATGTCATTGACTGGCATGGGAAACACACCACCAACAATACCATCAATTGTAATTGGTTCTTATTTGAATGTTGCTACACCAACGAGCATAATTGTTAGATACAGAACAGATATTTCCGCTATGTCTAAAGTAGTTTATGGAACAACTGCAGGTGTTTTTACAGATAGTGCATACAGTGCTTCACCCATAACAGAACATATTGTTCAGCTTAGTGGATTACAACCAAACACAAAATATTATTATGCCGTAAAATCAGGTAATAATTTTATTCAGAATAATCCGGCAGAAAATTTCTTTGTAACTCCACCTGTTGTTGGAACGGTAAAGCCTACAAGAATTTGGGTATTAGGTGACATGGGTTTTGGAAGTGTTGAGCAGAATCAGGTTAGAGATGCTTACTATAACTATACCGGTAATACCTACACAGATCTTTGGTTATGGTTAGGTGACAATGCATACAATTCAGGAACCGATGCAGAGTATCAGAATAATGTATTTAATAACAGATATGAAAAAATGCTTCGTCAGACTGTTGTTTGGCCAGCAGCCGGCAATCATGAAATGTATGCTTCAAATGCAGTTACAGAAACCGGACCGTATTATGAGTTGTTTAACTTTCCTACTAACGGAGAAGCAGGTGGTGTACCTTCAGGCAAGAAAGCATACTATTCATACAACTATGCAAATATTCACTTCGTAGTGCTTGAATCAACAACGGCATCTTTCAGAACTATTGGTGGCGCTATGATGAATTGGCTTCAGGCAGACCTGGCTGCCAATACACAAAAGTGGACTGTCGTTTACTTTCATCATCCACCATATTCTATGGGTAGCCACAACTCTGATACAGAAACTGAGTTGATTGAGATGCGGCAGAACTTTGTTCCTATTCTCGAGCAATATAAAGTTGATCTGGTGCTTTGTGGTCACAGTCACAATTACGAGCGCTCATTTTTGATTAAAAACCATTATGGGTCAGAGAACACTTTTAACAATTCTAACTTAGTTAATGGTGGCAGTGGTGCAGGTGTTACCCCATATATTAAATCGGCATCAGCAAATTTTCAGGGTACGGTCTATGCAGTTGCCGGTACTGGAGGAATATTAGAAGGCACATCTCCCGGATGGCCACATAATGCAATGTATTCCTATTCTTCTTCAACCTATGGCTCAATGGTGTTAGACGTAAATGGTGATACATTATACGCTAAATTTTTAGATAACACTTTACCTAATCCCACTATATATGATCAGTTTACGATTATCAAACAATGCGATCAGCAAGTTACTCTCGCGCCTTTCAGTAATGTATGTTCCGGACAAAGTGCTTTTGCACTAACAGGAGGAAGTCCTGCCGGTGGAGTTTATTCTGGTACAGGTGTAAGCAATGGCATGTTTGATCCTGCAATTGCCGGTATAGGCACGCATACTATTACTTATACTTATACAAATGGATTTTGCAGCGATTTTACCACACAAACTATTACAGTCACAACAGGTGGACAGATAGCAACAATCAGCCCATCTGGAAATATAACCATCTGTCAGAACGATTCGGTTTTATTATCTGCCAACACAGGTAACGGATTAACTTACCAATGGCAATTGAATGGTTCTGCTATTTCAGGCGCAACTGCACAGTCTTATTCTGCCAACGGTGCAGGCAGCTACACAGTAGCTGTCACCTCATCATGTGGAACAGTAGTTTCATCACCCACAGTTGTTGGAGCAGCAGTTACTGTCAGTATTACGCCTTCAGGCTCTCTGAATCTTTGTATAGGTCCGGTAACACTTTCTGCCAACACAGGTGCCGGTTATACTTTTCAATGGAAAAAAAATGGTGTTGATATTAGCGGAGCTACAAATAGTAGCTTAGAAATTTTAAGTGCAGGAAATTATTCTTTGTTAGCTACTGACTCAACCGGATGTGCCTCATTATCTAATGTTGTAACAACTACTGGAAGTGCACATGTTATTTCCGCACTGGGATCAACAGATATTTGTGCAGGTAGTAAAGTTACACTTTCTGCACAGACAGGAGCAGGTTTTTCATTTCAATGGTATAGAAATAATGGTGTGATTTCAGGAGCTACCGGCTCTTCCTATAGTGCATCTAGTCATGGTAATTACTATTGTAGAATTACTGCACCCGGTTGTACAGGCAATTCGAATACAATAGTAGTTGCAGTTATTAATAATCCAACACCAACTATTTCTGCAAATGGTTCATTAAATATTTGTAGTGGAAGTGCAGTTTTACTTTCAACCAATAATTTTCCTGGAGTAACCTATCAGTGGGAGAGAAATGGATCTGCAGTAAATGGCGCAACAGCACAGTTGTATTCAACGTCACTTGCCGGAACCTATCGTGTCACGCAAACAGCTAATGGCTGCTCAAAGAAATCGCCTGCTATTTCAATTAAAATTGTTGCAGGACCTTCGGCTGCAATTACTGCTAACGGAAGTGTTAATTTGTGTAATGGACAAACTGTTATATTAAATGCCAACACCGTATCTGGGGCAACCTATCAATGGCTTGCAGATGGAGTGAATATTGCGGGTGAAACTAACCAAAGTTTGATTGTAAGTACGTCTGGAAATTATCAATGCAGAATAACAACTACATGTGCAGCACTTTCTAATGTAATTACCGTTACCGCAAGTTCAATGCAGATTTCTATTTCACCTTCAAACACTCAAACAGTGTGTCAGGGAAGTAGTGTGTTGTTTTCAACTTCTAATGAACCGGGTAATAACTATCAATGGAATGTTGATGGCAATGCAATACCCGGAGCTGTTTCAGATTCATATTCAGCTAACGTATCTGGCGTTTACTCAGTTACTATAACAAATGGCTGTGGTTCACAAACTTCACAATCTGTTACTGTTAATGTAGTCCCTGGTGCAGCAGTAATTTCACCAGATGCCACTCAAGTAATTTGTTCAGGTGGAAGTGTGAATTTTTCAGCTAATTCAGGTTTTGGAAACAATTATCAATGGAACCTAAATGGTACTCCGGTAAATGGAGCAACAGGCCAGACATTTAGTGCCAATGTTGCAGGTAATTATTCCGTTACCGTGTCAAATAGCTGTGGCGTATTTACATCTACTTCGGTACAGGTCTCTGTGGGATCAATCTCTGCAACGATTAGTCCTGATACTGCTCAAACGATTTGCTCAGGCGATAGTGTTCTGCTAACCGCAAATCCTGCTAGTGGTACTTCTTATCAATGGTATTTGGATGGTAATGCAATTGCTGGCGCAGTCGCATCAACCATTTTTGCAAAATCTCAGGGAAATTATACGGTTAATATTGTGAGTTCGTGCGGCAGTTCTTCCTCACCTGCAGTTACTCTTGCAGTAATTTCACTTTCAAGTAGTATTTCACCGTCAACACCGCAAACTATTTGTCCAGGCTCTTTTGTTTTACTTTCTGCAAACACCGGCAACGGATTAGCATATCAATGGAGAAAGAATGGAATAACAATTGCCGGAGCTACTCAGTCAACATTCTTAGCTGAAGAAACAGGAATATATACTGTTGATGTAACAAGTAGCTGCGGGACACTAGAATCAAATCAGGTAACGGTAAATACTGCTGTAGTTAATGCTGCTGTAACTCCTTCAGGAACTTCTACTGTTTGTTCAGGTACACCACAAACTTTTTCAGTATTACCAACAACAGGAGCAACCTATCAATGGTATAGAAATAATGTTGCTATCAATAGCGCAATCAATATTTCATTAAATGCAACCAGTTCAGGTCAGTATTATGTGAAAGTTCATTTGCCCGGATGTAATATTGTAACATCAAATACAGTAATACTTTCTGTTCAAACAAATACTACACCTGTAGTTTCTGTAACACCGGGAACAACTTTGTGTAACGGACAGCAGGCAACATTAAGCAGTAATATCTATTCCGGTGTTGCAATTCAATGGCAACATGAAAAAGTGAATATTCCCGGAGCTACATCACAAACATATCAGGCAAGTTTAGCCGGACAATACAGAGTAGTTCACACATTTAATGGTTGTATTAGAAATTCTGCTGAGAAATTAATTAAATTCGTAAGCTGTCGTTCCGAAGGTTATGAAACTGATATAGCAACGCAGGTGTCGGCAGAGGTATTTCCTAATCCATTTAAAGAAGTAACCAATATTAAATTAAGTGGTTTTGATATCTCTTCTACTACCATTACAGTAACCAATATACTTGGCGAAATGGTGCATAGATTTAATCCTGAAGGTGAAAATATTGAGTGGAAACGAAATGGAAATTCACCGGGGATTTATCTGATGCAAATTACTGATGGATTTAATCATCGCATCACTCAAAAAATCGTGATTGAATAA
- a CDS encoding metallophosphoesterase — protein sequence MTAKRFLLILFFYLPLFTNADTTLVSFNDSWRFFDLGYLPNANWSQIGYNDSTWVIGNGEFGYGDGDETTIINYGSDPNNKYITTYFRKIISLNNPYDFASYHLDLKRDDGAIVYINGTEVFRSNMPAGNVGYNTPAYTDCVDDGNALQSIVLVPADFLTGVNVIAVEVHQINEFSSDLSFDLQLKAFNNFVPQLLRQPYLQMVADSAITIRWRTNILCSTAVLYGSAPDSLNYTLMDSANVIDHEMRLTGLNPDTRYYYAVSDGINILQGDSNNYFNTAPVKGMPKHVRIWSMGDTGINTIDQNNVRDAFLNFNDSLPIDLLYMLGDNAYYSGTDQEYQDAFFQNHYEDILKNIPVFSVAGNHENYTANAIAQTGPYYDIFTFPKNGECGGVPSGSEAYYSFDYSNIHFIALETNTLSLLQPGSDMLNWLQNDIAATQQKWKIVVFHNSPYTKGGHNSDTETDLILIRQNIMPVLDQNKVDLVLCGHNHVYERSYFMNGHYGLSSTFDSTMVVDSSFGELPQPYLKKSSKNYKGLVVVQAGCSGVLDPIGPEWPHPAMKRYYDQELGSLLIEIEDDTLTVTFVDNTVNAPQVLDEFSIVKDCDVVAQLSVPVTKLCVTDDPITLSGAPLGGFYSGAGVIDSVFNPTTAGAGVHNVIYTFNDNQGCNVSEVKSIEVVGGIPAQPSPIAGTSFVCPPSNNQELSIQSSSDADSYNWTASAGIDFTSTATDTLVRFDIHTVYPLYNISVSAINVCGSSNASVINLNTVKSFPAQISGSLVACPGDSLVYTVNVLNNLSSFWWQASENILLNGQAGIVNTTNTLQMTAFFDSTFSDGKICIASREACLKSNTVSCVQLNTKPPLPGTISGPAAVVAGTSGVAYSVLPVMGASDYLWTVPLNAIITSGQFGNSITVDFLPSFTGGYVGVKSRSSCNESAEVSKRIKTYVIQVSQNTVSQTRMTSEYNQDKLISVYPNPIGNEMHIKMVLKESSSSVSFVIKDVAGKEVGKWIKKVFSDEDEIALNVSGLSNGVYYLCVTTDNMQWNGVVVKQNNH from the coding sequence ATGACTGCAAAACGATTTTTACTAATACTCTTTTTTTACTTGCCGCTTTTTACAAATGCAGATACTACCTTGGTTAGTTTTAATGATTCCTGGAGATTTTTTGATTTGGGCTATCTACCAAATGCAAACTGGAGTCAGATTGGATATAATGATTCAACATGGGTTATTGGGAATGGAGAGTTTGGATATGGTGATGGAGATGAAACAACCATTATTAATTATGGGAGTGATCCTAATAATAAATATATAACAACCTATTTCAGAAAGATAATTAGTTTAAATAATCCGTACGATTTTGCTTCCTATCACCTTGATTTAAAGCGTGACGATGGGGCCATTGTTTATATCAACGGTACAGAAGTTTTCAGATCAAACATGCCGGCAGGAAATGTAGGTTACAATACACCTGCTTATACTGACTGTGTTGATGATGGAAATGCATTACAGTCAATCGTTTTAGTACCTGCAGATTTTCTTACAGGGGTAAATGTAATTGCTGTAGAAGTGCATCAGATAAATGAGTTTAGTTCTGACTTGTCATTTGATCTTCAGTTAAAAGCTTTCAACAATTTTGTGCCTCAATTGCTGCGTCAGCCTTATCTTCAGATGGTAGCCGATTCAGCAATTACAATTCGTTGGAGAACGAATATTTTATGTTCAACAGCAGTTCTCTACGGTAGTGCCCCGGATTCTTTAAACTATACGTTAATGGACTCTGCAAATGTGATTGATCATGAGATGAGATTGACAGGACTTAATCCTGATACACGATATTATTATGCAGTAAGTGATGGAATAAATATCCTTCAGGGAGATTCAAATAATTATTTTAATACGGCACCTGTAAAAGGAATGCCCAAGCATGTCAGAATTTGGTCAATGGGCGATACAGGAATAAACACTATTGACCAGAATAATGTGCGTGATGCATTTCTGAATTTCAATGACTCTTTACCAATTGATTTGTTGTATATGCTTGGTGATAATGCCTATTATTCAGGTACAGATCAGGAGTATCAGGATGCATTTTTTCAGAATCATTACGAGGATATTTTAAAGAATATTCCTGTATTTAGTGTTGCCGGCAATCATGAAAATTATACTGCCAATGCAATAGCACAAACCGGACCTTATTATGATATTTTCACATTTCCTAAAAATGGGGAATGTGGTGGTGTACCATCAGGGTCTGAGGCATACTACTCATTTGATTACAGCAATATTCATTTCATAGCATTAGAAACAAATACACTATCACTGTTGCAGCCTGGAAGTGATATGCTCAATTGGTTACAAAATGACATAGCTGCAACACAACAGAAATGGAAAATTGTAGTGTTTCATAATTCGCCTTACACCAAGGGCGGTCATAACTCTGATACTGAAACTGACCTGATTTTAATCAGACAGAATATTATGCCTGTTCTGGATCAAAACAAAGTAGATTTGGTATTATGTGGGCATAACCATGTGTATGAACGCTCATATTTCATGAATGGTCACTACGGTTTATCATCAACATTTGATTCAACCATGGTTGTTGACTCATCATTTGGCGAATTACCACAACCATACCTAAAAAAGTCTTCAAAAAATTATAAAGGATTAGTTGTAGTGCAAGCCGGATGTTCAGGAGTATTAGACCCAATTGGCCCGGAATGGCCGCACCCGGCAATGAAAAGGTATTATGATCAGGAACTCGGTTCATTACTTATCGAAATAGAAGACGATACACTAACTGTAACATTTGTTGATAATACCGTAAATGCACCACAGGTTCTGGATGAATTCAGTATAGTAAAAGACTGTGATGTTGTTGCACAGTTGTCTGTTCCTGTAACAAAACTTTGTGTTACCGATGACCCTATTACTTTAAGTGGAGCCCCCTTAGGTGGGTTTTATTCAGGTGCAGGGGTAATAGATTCTGTTTTTAATCCAACAACAGCCGGTGCAGGAGTACATAATGTTATATATACCTTTAATGATAATCAGGGATGCAATGTTTCTGAAGTAAAGTCAATTGAAGTAGTTGGAGGCATTCCTGCACAGCCTTCACCAATTGCAGGAACATCATTTGTTTGTCCGCCATCTAATAATCAAGAGCTATCTATACAATCATCTTCTGATGCGGATTCTTATAACTGGACTGCCTCAGCAGGAATAGATTTTACGTCCACTGCGACAGACACTTTGGTAAGATTTGATATTCACACTGTTTATCCCTTATATAATATTTCTGTAAGTGCAATCAATGTTTGTGGTAGCAGCAATGCCTCCGTTATTAATCTTAACACTGTAAAATCTTTTCCTGCCCAAATTTCAGGGAGTCTGGTGGCGTGCCCCGGAGATTCATTAGTCTATACAGTTAACGTTTTAAACAATCTTTCATCTTTTTGGTGGCAGGCATCTGAAAATATTTTATTGAATGGCCAAGCAGGAATTGTAAATACCACTAACACTTTACAGATGACAGCATTTTTTGATAGTACATTTTCTGATGGGAAAATTTGTATTGCCAGTAGAGAAGCTTGTTTGAAAAGTAATACCGTGAGTTGTGTTCAATTAAATACAAAGCCACCTTTACCTGGAACTATTTCGGGTCCTGCAGCTGTGGTTGCAGGTACTTCAGGTGTAGCATACAGTGTTTTACCTGTAATGGGTGCTTCTGATTATTTATGGACTGTGCCTCTAAATGCTATTATTACTTCCGGACAGTTCGGCAATTCCATTACCGTTGATTTCCTTCCTTCTTTTACAGGTGGATACGTTGGTGTTAAAAGCCGTAGTAGTTGCAATGAAAGTGCAGAAGTTTCTAAACGTATTAAAACTTATGTTATTCAAGTTTCACAGAACACTGTTTCTCAGACAAGAATGACAAGTGAATACAATCAGGATAAACTTATTTCTGTTTATCCAAATCCCATTGGTAATGAAATGCACATTAAAATGGTGTTAAAGGAATCTTCTTCAAGTGTTTCTTTTGTTATTAAAGATGTTGCCGGTAAAGAAGTCGGAAAATGGATAAAAAAAGTTTTTTCTGATGAGGATGAAATTGCCTTGAATGTTTCCGGATTGAGTAATGGGGTTTATTATCTATGCGTTACTACTGACAATATGCAGTGGAATGGAGTAGTGGTTAAACAAAATAATCATTGA